The Juglans regia cultivar Chandler chromosome 10, Walnut 2.0, whole genome shotgun sequence genome includes the window GGGTAATTTTGTTTGTGATTCTTCAGTTGTTGTGAGGCATAGGCAACCACTTGCTCATCATGCATAAGTAGGCATCCGATTCCTAATTTGGCCGCATCGCTAAATACAACATAAGGCCTATGGGGTTCAGGTAAAACTAATACTGGTGTGGTTTTGAGTGTTTCCTTGAGTTCCAAGAAACTCTACTCACTTCTCTATCCAAATATACTTAGCACCTTTCTTGGTTAGGGCAGTAAGAGGTTCTAATAGCTTGGAGAATCCCTTCACGAAATGTTGATAGTAGCCTACTAATCCTAGGAAACTTCAGATGTCGTGGACACTAGTCAAGCACTTCCAATCTACCACAACTTGGACCTTGCTGGGGTCAACTGATACTCCTTGACTTGAGATTATCAGTCCTAAAAATCTCACCTCCttaagccaaaattcacactcaCTAAATTTGGCGTACAACCTATGTTCTTTCAGCCTTTCCAAAGCCGAACATAGATGCTGCCTACGCTCTCCTTTGCTTTTAGAGTAGATTAGTATGTATGCCTAAGACATACGCGAATCATATCATGAATTATCAAGGTATGCCATAACTAATATCTTcacaataatttaaacactaaaCCTATCCACCAATATTTCGTCTTCTAGCTAAACATGGTATCTCATGCTACACTCACCCAAGATTAATACTAACACTCAAGGATACAACTTAACACATAAACTAAGATCTAGAGAGAAAAACTTACAATGGTTTTGTGGCCCTCCTAAGCTTCCGACTCAAAACTCACAAACTTAAGCACTGACTTATAACACTTAAGAACACTTAGAGAACAAAGGAAGAGAACTCTCAAGAGCACTCAAGGAATGCTTGAGGAAATGAAGTGAGGAATACGTGAATGGGAGATGAGTTTATACAGGGTTCAATTGGGTGGAGGGGTGCGGCATTGGTGGCTTCCCATTGGGGGGTTGGGGCGGTTAGTGATGATGCGCCTTGATCCTCCTTGTCGTGGGGTGTGGTTGGTTGCTTTCCACAATGATGACATCTATGTAGGCTAATTCAGCTAGGGAAAAGGGAGAGTTGCCATGTAGGTGTGGAGAAAAAGGTGGTGGTATAAAAGCATGGCATGAAGGCATACTATCATAATGCCAGGTAGGGTGTTTTCCCAAGGCCAATTGTTTTTGTCATATTGAATTGGACTCTTCTTTATGGTTGTTTTGCCTAACTTAAAGGCACTCTTAAGTTCCCTACCCAGGCAATAGACGGTGGGGGATTGGTTGCCAAGTGATGAAGAAATGGCAGCCCAATGAATAAGGTGATTTAATGGTTGTTGCTGAGATACTTAAAGCTACATTCAGATTGCTTCAAATTTCTTCATGATAATTGGAGGGGCTTTTGATGGATGGAAGTAGAAGAGGGTGTTGTGGGGTGGTGCTTCTCCCATGGAaaagtttttaataataaaaaaataccatttaGTTGGCCAAGATTTGGTGCACTTGGTTTGGGGTTTCAGCTAGGGTTCTTGAAATCAATGTGACCAAAACTTGGTTGTATTTTAAGAAAGGaaatgaggtgtttaaaagacAGAAATGACTTTGAAAAGATCGCACAAAAATTTTTGAGCTAGGGGCACATCAGTCCATTGCACACAAGAGTACACATGGGTGCCGATTGGAGTGAATTCGGGGACAATTCATTATCTTTATTGTCATGTATAAAGGTTTAACTAAAGTCctaatatgatctaagaatAATGGAGATGGATACCCAAACAaggaaattttagaacaaaaggaTGATAAATTATAAGTGTGGTGCCCCCGACCCCAACGTACGGAAACTCAGGAATCAAGACGTCCAGATGATGACAATacggtcatgcatcccaacaataagtgccaagtgtgtgtacatgcaacaatgtattacaaaaataaagcaGTGGACAATTTAAATACGTCGACTAAGTAccataattgtttaatacaaattcacTTAAAACAAAACGTTTTAAAGACTAATACAGTTATCCCATAAAcacataataatttcaaaatacatAATTCAACAAGCGGGAAACAAATCTCAAACATGAGcaagtgatcccaaatcactcctccgGCGGAGCCAAATCCTCAGGCTCAACATCagcatcatctgcatcaaaatctacgataccataaaatggtatcgcaggtaagtaataatccaaacaacccatgagataaaaatgcattaatgcaaccaacaattatgcacgcatatgatgaaatatgcattagacccaaaaacatcatttcctctgaaaatgattatttccaatgcacaccaaaatcccattttggcctaAAAgatatccataaaaaaatttcccttcattttccctgaaaatggcccaaaacaataatccaccattttcccagaaaatggttcaCATATCCATTTATCAAAAACcgccattttcccagaaaatggccaaattttcattttaaccatatgcaccatgatctcccctagggaccatccgcacaccctggctcccttcgTCATACCAAGGGTAACGACCACGAGAGTGACTTCGTAATGAGCAATGCCCTGTTCCGTGCCCAGCacgttcgtggccaagcatccctCTAGCCCCCGCCAACAAGAGGGGCcacagagtcggcacgagagcATTACCATCTTGTCCAATCTTGTTGTCGCCGAGTGACAACCCAGGGGAcatcactcagtatattccactctcgagtgaccagaggagctcctgtaataccccgtattttagtatatttttaattgaaagattatttgttattaatttaaaaatttattctcttattttaaaattggtgggatttttagtaggtttatttttatgatttaattttgtgaaaattatattttgaagtgttttcttattattaattattgttatacgtttaaaacctctttattctaaattaattactgttggttttaattatttcaatttcactgtaccattacgtttgaattattttatttcacttgctgttttaaaaccgttttcgttggatcatttttgtgacccaagatgtgaggtttggacctcatttctttccctacattttctttttccttcctttttcttttttttttcttttctttcttttcttttttttcttcttctggttTCCTCCCGCGTGCGACGccagcccctccctctctccgtccgattCTTCCTTCGCCCCCAGTGCCGCCGTGCACCGGCGGTGGTCTACACCGCCCGACTCCCCAGCTTCCCCAGCTGCCGTCGAtgccacccctccatttccagccccagtcgcgccgccgttagccaccacgagcccattgaagtCGTGGCATTCCTTGcaccgctgcgccgccgtcgcgccaccttcggccaccatctcttcaccacatcatcctcgacctcctaacaacccaatggacccaaccccaactccgatctgtcaccggtgaagccacaccatcaatatttccgttttgggtattttagacTTCGACCGCCCTTTACGCCACcatccacggccaaccaccaccaccactagtttcactgacatccctaagccctaccctatcaatctcgagtttttgtttacacccgttcaaaagtgagtttttgagacccacggccaaagtgcatttggcactcttttgttgctgcgttgctgCTTCTAGTacctctgtgatctttcaaaaattatattatagcattataagtatttttcccaaataacttttgagatttaaatgtatttctgcgctaattcatatttactgttaatttattggttgtgccggattgagtccgaggagtaaggggattggttggattggatgatggagttgtttgtgtgagattggtttatgctatgaaatttgttggctgtttcgggtttaaatattggtgttttgagtttgacgttggtcatggtgactattggtgatttttaggaagtgatgatatatttttggattattggtttggtgttttggaAATATTTAGAAGGGTTTGTTGGGGCCTTTTAACATCTAGAAGTGTTGAGGTATATTTTTTCCtattgtggagttgtgaacggaGAGAGAGTAGTGTGTAGTGTCGTCTTGGTTAAATTGTTGACGATCGCTTGGGAGTATGAGctgctgaaataagtgtgaGCTAGTGATAATcggagttgacattggttttgatgcttgtattggacaatactgagattggtatagaatattttgggtcgaagtgtagattgtccagattgttatttggttgtttgagttggattaaacttgttgaattatggtctagaaattgggtcttaagttgtctaagaccaattttgtgttgttggactttaatatttagtttatattatttttatgaataggtgacgagacggatagagaccgtattcaagtcatagataatgcgctgcaggagtcaggtacggggttcctatgctaggccttacacTAATTATTGAGACTacggttgattttctgaaaactttgcatatttttttgatgaaatgagaacttgggaaaaaccaaaaccaacctcggtcgtttatttgcatactcatgaaatctgtgtggaaaaggaaaaatatgttctgacatgcattgtgtagacataagctaaattctgtcatgtggtttctgaaatctgaaaaaggagcgatattgtgaatatgaaaagttgtgcatttatttagaaagatgttctggcttttgtgttcggTGTgggtaaactgtctgattctgttttggtactctgtattattttgatataacatctgaaaacctttggcatggtgtactggttttcgtatctgactctgtctctactttgttttgctctgctctgttatgctctgctctgtttgggttggtacaaacttctctgtctctgagtgcacccagtttggaaacaaagtggttttattgtggtctttcctgtgtgcacactcggggctccgagaagaataaatgaaagattttacctctgtctctgcctggtttggccaccagggttagcacaaccctaccacgggggtgaaacatggtctctgctctgtttgatgctctgttttgatctgatgatgatactcaatttatgttatgccaaagcactatgggttttacttgtcttaaaattatcgctctgttacttttgaaaatatgttctgttctgtatgataactctggaaaatattttgttctgcatgctctactttgtaaatgctcatgtttgcacgctagcatatgatttctgcttactgagttgttgataactcaccccctatcattataatatttttcagatgatgtggagagtccaaatgaggacctggattagattgctgaatgtgtttaagctgaggagatgttgttagaagaatgacttctgatgttcttagttttaatgtctttgagttttatttatatcttgggtttcagtgagatttatgaaattattggttgggttgttatgactaccgggagattacggactccttagtttatttttagttgcagtaatgactttgtgaaGTTTTCAATGTGGTCATTTAGAAcatttgatattgagttttgctattaaagatttgagttttattttagttgtgttggaaaataagttcttaagagacagGTAGTAAGTCTCCAGACCAACCgagtttggggcgttacagctccaccgagataataccccatctcagcatggggtcatgatacacacgcacctaaaaaccatttctcacatgaaaacccagttttcaaatatacacatgaacatgtatgcaattatgcgaaaacccagttttcatttacaaacatgaacatgcgtgcaattatgcaatgtacatgataCGACCCAATATccaacagccaacaaatcccaacatagtccaatcacataaacaactccatcctccaatccaaccgaccctcTTACTCCTCAAACTCAGTCCGACACaaccaaccagttcacagtaaatatgagttagtgcaaaaatacatttaaatctcaaaagttctttggaaaaatacttacaatgttataatataCTTTTCAAAGGATCACGGAGATGCTAGAAATGGCAGCACAGCAATGAAATAGTATAATTTggactgtggccgtgggtctcaaaaacccaattTCTAATGGGGACAAACTAAGACTTGGGATGGCTAGAGAATGGCTTAGAGGAGTTGGTGAGGCTAGTAGTGGTGGtcgttggccgtgggtggcagcatGGGCGGCGGTTGGTggccaaaacacccaaatcgaaaatgggGATGGATGGGCTTCATtggtggcggatcggagctgaGGAAGGGTTGGGCAGCTGGGAGGTCGATGATggtgtggtgaaaagatggtggccaTTGGTGGCGCGATAGCGGCACGTGAGCTCAATGGGTAGTGCGGCTTGAAGCCATGCATGGAGGCTCACGGTGGCGCGAGAGGGGCTGAAAACGGAGGGGTGAGATCACCGGCCGGTGGGGAGaagaatgggaggggcggtgacaGTAATGGGCGGCGCTAGGGCAGACGAAAGAAACAGACAGGAGAGAGGAAGGGTGTCACGCGCGGGAAGAGAGAGATGCAGGggaaaggagaaaaaggaaatgaatgaaaaagaaaagtgagggaAACAAATGAGTTCCTATCCTCAccacttgggtcacaaaattgatccaacgaaaagaatttcaaaatagTAAGCTGGatagaataatttaaacatactgactggttaaaataaaataataataaaaatccaacaatacaataattttaaagtccaacattaaactggtttaaattaaagagtaatttaaatgcaaaaagataattaatattaagaaagtataccaaaataaatttcacaacataaaaattataaaaataaactaaaaagagatctgataaacttaaaacaagtgaatcaatatttaaattaattaaaatactccttcaattaaaatacaataaaatacgGGATATTATATgctccccccttaaataaaattttttcctcgaaattggcaaggttAAACATTAAAGATAGGACAGGgataagattcaactaagagTAGACTTAAGAAACATACCGCCAGGGTCAATTAAACAAATACGGATATTGCTCCTTCATGTCGgcctctctctcccaagagaaatcttgagccaacggatcaccctatgacactttcaccaaaggTACCATCTTGGACCTTaacctttgctctttccaatccacaatctgcgtcggggcaacttTATAAGTATGAtcaggctgaagttgaatgcgttctAGGTCAACAAAACACGTTTCTtgttgtccaaaactcttcttcaacgatgacacatggaacacatcgTGAACTTCTCCAAAATAATTCGGCAATGCAACTCGATAAGCAGCAAGACCAACTTTCTCCACAATCTCgaaagggccaacatacctcGAACTAAGCTTTcccttcttaccaaagcgcttaacgcctttcattgGAGAGACTTTgaggtaaacccaatcacctacctcaaaggataagtctcttctcctcgtatctgcataactcttctgaCGACTTTAtgcttctgccattttagtccttataacacttgatctttcatttcttgaattatctcaggcccaattaatttattgtcgccaacttcatcccaacacaaaggtgatctgcacttccttccatacaaagcttcatacggggccatctgaatggaggcatgaaaactgttattataattaAACTCTATTAGCGGCAGATGATTTTCCCAACTCCCCTGAAATTCCATGATACAAGCCCACAACATATCCTCAAGAGTCTGAATAGGGTGCTCTGATTGACCGtcagtttgagggtgatatgcagtactaaacttcaacttagtgcctaaagctgcttgcaaacttttccaaaaatgggacgtgaacCGTGGGTCCCGATCTGACACAATACTCTTGAgcactccatgcaaacgcactatctcttTGACATACAATTGAGTCAGGTTTCCCAAAGAGTCGGTATTATtgataggcaagaaatggggACTCTTGGTCATCCGATCAGCAATCACCCAAACCGATTTCTTTCAACTAGGCGTCCTCGGCAAATCCACTACAAAATCCACAGAAATGtaatcccacttccactcaggaatagggagaagTTGGAGTTTACGAGTaagtctttgatgctcagccttaacttgacggCACGTgacacatttctcaataaacatggcgatATCCATCTTCATcccttcccaccagaaatttctctttaaatctcGGTACATCTTTGTGCTTCCaggatgaactgaataaggagTCGCATGAGCTTCCACCAAAATTCACTCTTTAAATTCTGAATCTtggggaatcactctacgatcCTGAAACTAAAGAATACCATCTTTATCCAAACTATAAtgcaagggtcctctagacttcctgactctCTTCCTGATGCCCAACAACTTTGGATCCCTTATTTGGAGAGTCTTCAACTCTTCAAAATCAACTACTCGGACATCCAAAACCGAAGATAACAATTCTTCTTGCTGCGAGCTCTCAATAAGAAGTCTTTTCATCccacaaaggagagagtccaaaCCTGAAGACTTTGCCTCATCCACCAGTTGAGACTTCTTACTCAAAGCATCAGGGACTAGATTTGCCTTCCCtagatgatacttgatctcacattgGTAGTCACTAATCAACTCTAACCATCACCTTTGTCgcatattgagattcttcagGGAAAATAGGTGCTTCAAGCTATTATGGTTAGTGTAAACTTCACAGACTTCTCCATACAAATAATGTCGCCAAATTTTAAGTGCAAAAACTACACTCGCCAATCAcaaatcatgtgtgggataattcctcTCATGAATTTTCAACTGACGAGATGCATAAGCAACAACTTGTCCTTCCTGCACAAGAACACATCCTAACCCAAACTTGGATGCATTGCTAAAAACCACAAACGGGTTGTGTGACTCCAGGAGTGCCAAAACAGGCGCTGTTGTCAGTCTCTTTTTCAACTCTTGGAAACTTCTCTCGCATCTATCTGACCAAACAAATTTTGTATTCCTCCTAGTAAAAGCAGTGAGATGTCCGGATAATCGATAAAATCCTTCCACAAATCTCCGATAATACCCGACAAGTCCCAAGAAACTCCGAATCTCATGCACTGTTGAAGGGCGAGGCCACGACAAAACAGCTTCCACCTTGCTAGGATCTACGGCCACTCCCTCTCGGGAAATCACGTGTCCAAGAAACTTGACTGCTTCCAACCAAAATTCACATTTACTTAGCTTTTGCATACAACTGATGCTCTCTTAACTTCCCAAGCACCAGATGAAGGTGATAAGCATGCTCTTCCAAATCCCGAGAATAAATCAAAATGTCATCGAGGAACACCACAACAAATGAATCCAAATAAGGTCAAAATACCCggttcatcaaatccataaagGCGGCAGGGGCATTAGCTAACCCAAAAGACATTACTTGAAACTCAGAATGCCCATACCTCGTCCTAAAAGCTATCTTGGGCACATCCTTATGTCTTATCCTCAACTGGTAGTACCCCGATCTTAAGTCAATCTTCGAGAAAACAGCTACTCCGTGAAGCCGGTCAAACGAATCATCAATCCGAGGAAGAAGGTACTTGTTCTTGATAGTCACCTTATTAAGTTCTCGgtagtcaatacacatcctgAGAGTACCATCCTtcttaacaaataaaacagGCGCTCCCCAAGGCAAAGTACTAGGATGAATAAATCCCTTATCAACCAATTCTTGCAACTGAGTTTTCAACTCTTTCAACTTAGCCGGTGCCATACGGTAGGGAGCCTTGTGCACAGGAGCTGCTCTAGGTTCCAAATCAAGAACAAATTCCAACTCGCGAACTGGAGTCAACCCGGGCAACTCATCCACGAACACGTCAAGAAATTCTTCCAAAACTGGGATATCCACTAAAGACTTATTCTCAGATGGCGTAGACATCATTTGAACCAAAAAGGCATCCACTCCACAAGCTATATCTCTCTTTGCTTGAATTGTAGATATAACTGCTGGTCTCGCTTTCAACTTGCTTCCCACATATTCCAAGTAGTCTCCATCCGAGAGTTGGAAACTAATTACCCGACTTCTACAATTAATGCTTGCAGAGTATCGATATAACCAATCCATTCCAAGAATAATGTCAAACCCAAGCAACTTGAATACATTTAAATTTGCCTCAAGTGTCCTCCCACCACAATCCAAAGGACAGTCCAAAGCGACTTTATAGCACCACACAATCTCACCATTAGGGAGAGTCACTACCAAAGATTGTGATAAGGGCTTTGTGACTAGATTGCACATCCGTGCAAAAGTTGTAGACACAAAAGACTGAGACGCCCCTGAGTCAAATAAAGTACAGGCATAAAAATCATACAGACGAACTCTACCAGAGGCAAACACATAAAcaagtgaaattcaaaaaatctacCCACGCcaaacatcaaatccaaagatTAAACTAAACGTATACTAGTAATCACCCCAGCATCCTGAGTCTCTAGAGCCTCATAATCAATATCCTCGTGGGTCACAGCATAAACCCGAGCTTGCACCAGCTGCCTCTGGTTATTCTTATCACCACGTCAACCTCCTCGAACTCCCTGAGCTTGGTTAGGACACTCATGAGCAAAGTTCCCCGGctggccacatctaaaacactGGATCCCCCTCTGACCGCAGTTGCCCTTGTGGGCTCTGTTACACCTATTACAGACTGGAGTTCGGCCTCCCACACGAACACCGGAGGCTGCCTGCAATCGGGCCTCAATCCTCTGCACAAACATGTGTGGCGACCCGTAACTACTCCCTTCACCAACAAAACTCTACCTCTTCTGACCCAGAGGGGAGCCTACAGCAAACCTATTCTCATGCTCTGCAATGGTGGCCATATCAACCAACctctaaaaatttgtaatttggtGACAAGCTACCTGTTTGCATATCTCATGCCGTAGACCCTCCTAAAAACGCTCAGCTCGCATCTCCTCAGTGACAATGAGGTGGGTAGCAAATTGTCCGAGCTACATAAATTTTTGGGCATACAGCTCAACATTCATATCCCCTTGAACCAAGTTATTGAATTCCCAAGCCTTCTATTGTCTCACAAAAACAGGGAAGAAATGCTCATCAAACTCTTTCTTGAAGCACTGCCAAGACACAACCGCAAAAGATCCCAACTCCATCTCTAGGAGTTGCCGCTTAGTCTTCCACCAATTTGCAGCTTCACCTTGCAGCAGATAACTCCCATACAACACCATCTGGGCCTCCATACAACCACAGACTTTGAATGTCATTTCAAGGTCTTCAATCCACCTCCCAGCCCGAAGTGGATCCTCTTCACCAATAAAGGCAAGAGTCCTATGCATTAGGAAGCGCTCATAGGAGCACCCAACTTGAACCACTCTATTTAGATCTCCTTGTGGCGGCCAAAAATTATGCTGGAGGGACTCCGTCATCCGATTTAACGCCCTTGCCATGGTGTAATTCCCATCGCCTCTAGGAAATTGATCCTCGGGCTCATTGGTTGACCTTCTTTGTCTTACCATCTTCCTGTCATAGAGTAACCTTTAACCCCACTTAAAATTCCGGACAAAATCAAATACATCCAAAAtcaacaccaaaaataaaataaaataaaatagaaataaacccataatatatcatactttaaaataaataatttcaatttacaattttaaaaatttatggtACCTCACCTAAGGGACATGTgcttttacccagagccgaacgaTGTAATATCtagtattttagtgtattttaattgaaggagtattttaattaatttaaatattggttctcttgttttaagtttatcagATCTCtgatagtttatttttatgattttatagttgtgaaatttattttggtatgctttcttaatattaattatcgtcttgcatttaaattgctctttacttTAAACTAGTTTAACgttggactttaaaattattgtattgttggatttttattattattttattttaactagtcactacgtttaaattattttatccaacttactattttgaaattcttttctttggatcaattttgtgacccaagttgtgaggttggacctcatttctttctctcacttttcttttttcctttttttctttttctcttctttttctttttccttcattttctttttctcctttcccctgcatctctctcttccctcacGCGACACCCTCCCTCTCTTCCTGCGCGTGacaccctccctctctcttcccgcGTGCGACACCCTCCTATCCCCTTTCGAaattgggtttttgagacccacgaccacagtcCAAAATACATTGTTTCATTGATGTGCTGCCACTGTTTTCACATAATTGCAAacatgttcatgtttatatttgaaaactgggttttcatgtgagaaatggtttttaggtgcgtgtgtatcatgacCCAATgctgagatggggcattatctcagtggagcttCTCTGGTCACTCGTGagtggaatatactgagtaacatCCACTGAGTTGTCGCTGGCCGACAACAGGATCAGacgagatggtaacgctctcgtgccGACTTCATGGCCCCTCTCATTACGAAGTCACACACACGGTCATTACCCATGGTGTGACAAAGGGAGGcagggtgtgcggatggtccctaagGGATATCATGGTGCATACGATTAAAATGGATATTgggccattttctgggaaaatggcgGTTTTTGATAAATGGATATGtgaaccattttctgggaaaatggtgGATTCttgttttgggccattttcagggaaaatgaCGGGAAATGTTTTTATGGATATCTTgtgggccaaaatgggattttggtgtGCGTTggaaattatcattttcatggaaaatgatgttttggggtctatgcatatttcatcatatgcatgcataattgttggttgcattaatgcatttttatctcataggttgtttggattattacttacctgcggtatcATTTTATGGTATCatagattttgatgtagatgatGCTGATGTTGAGCCTGAGGATTTGGCTCCACCagaggagtgatttgggatcactcgcTCGTCTTTGAGATTTGTTTCCCACATGTTGAATTatgtattttgaaattattatgtttttatgggATAACTGTATTACACTTTAAAACGTTTTGTCTTAAgtgaatttgtattaaacaattctggtacttagttggcGTATTTAAATTATCCGctgctttgtttttgttatacactgt containing:
- the LOC118349663 gene encoding uncharacterized protein LOC118349663 encodes the protein MKGVKRFGKKGKLSSRYVGPFEIVEKVGLAAYRVALPNYFGEVHDVFHVSSLKKSFGQQETCFVDLERIQLQPDHTYKVAPTQIVDWKEQRLRSKMVPLVKVS